Genomic DNA from Hordeum vulgare subsp. vulgare chromosome 2H, MorexV3_pseudomolecules_assembly, whole genome shotgun sequence:
CTGCAATGCATGCATGTCAGTCAGTCAGCAGCTAATAACATAACATAAGAGCATCAGCAACGGAAGAGGAGCGGACGTACCTTGGCCGGTGATGCCGTTGCCGGACTGGCCCTGCCAGGACTTGGTCCAGCCGCCGCACTGGAGGCCGAGGTCGTGGGCGTGGGTGCCGACGACGAGGATCTTCTTGGCCTTCTTGGAGAGGGGGAGGACGGGCTTGCCATCTTTCCTGCCTTTGCCGTTCTTGAGCAGCACGAGCGACTTCCTGACGGCCTCCCTAGCGAGCTCCCGGTGCGCCTTGGCGCCGAGCTGGCCGGTGAGGGTCTTGTCGGGGAAGGGGTTCTCGAAGAGGCCCATGGAGAACTTGACCCTGAGGATGCGGGTGACGGCGTCGTTGATCCGGTCCATCTTGATGGAGCCGCGCATGACCTGGGCCGTGAGGTCGGCGACGAACTCTGGGTAGTCGAATGGGaccatgaccatgtcgatgccggCGTGGATCGTCTCCTGGATGGagtggtagtagtgcttgtgcggCGCGGTGGTGAGCTTGTCCACCGCCTGCCAATCCGTGATCACAAACCCCTGCAGGTAGTACGTACGTAGTAGAACGTGTCAGGTGATGGATGGACATGGACGAAATGACAATGTACTAGTACATATGGGAATGGGAAACAAATTAGTTACCCTGAAGTGCATCCTCTCCTTGAGGATCTGGGTGATGAGGTACTTGTTCTCGTGCATCTTGACGCCGTTCCAGCTGGAGTAGGAGATCATGATGGAGGCGACGCCCTTGATGACGGCGTCGTAGTAGGGCGGCATGTGGATCCGCATGAGGTCGTGGAAGCTGAGCACGGTGTTGTTGGCGCTGATCCCGTGGCGCGTCCCGCCGTCGCCGACGAAGTGCTTGGCGCAGCCGGCCACGTGCTTGGGCCCGCCCACGAAGGGGATGCCCCTGGGGTGCGTCGTGGAGACGTCGCCCTGCAGGCCGGGGATCACCGCCGCCGTCATCTGCTGCACCAGCTTCGTGTCCTCGCTGAAGCTCTCGTAGCACCCGCCCCACCTCGGATCACGGCAAACCTGCATCCATGCCCCAGCCGGCCGGATCCATGTGTACGTTAACGACGACGTCCACGTTCACATATATATACTCTCCATTGATGTAGCCATTGATTGATTGGTTGATTGCCGGAGTAGGAGTATTAAGGAAGAAGAGGTTATTACGCACCGCGACGCATGGCGCGAAGGTGTAGGGGATGCCGGTGGCCCGGGCCTCGAGAGCCGTGGCGCGGCCGATTTGCTTGACCAggttggggtccctggtggcgccAAGGCCGACGTTGTGGGGGAAGATGGTGGCGTTGTAGGCGTTGTTGTTGCCATGCACGGCGTCGGCGCCGTAGATGATGGGGATGCCGAGGCGGGTGCTGAGCGCCGCCTTCTGCAT
This window encodes:
- the LOC123428343 gene encoding beta-glucosidase BoGH3B-like codes for the protein MTVAEKIGQMTQIERSNASSAVIEKYFVGSVLSGGGSVPSEKASAATWQEMITKMQKAALSTRLGIPIIYGADAVHGNNNAYNATIFPHNVGLGATRDPNLVKQIGRATALEARATGIPYTFAPCVAVCRDPRWGGCYESFSEDTKLVQQMTAAVIPGLQGDVSTTHPRGIPFVGGPKHVAGCAKHFVGDGGTRHGISANNTVLSFHDLMRIHMPPYYDAVIKGVASIMISYSSWNGVKMHENKYLITQILKERMHFRGFVITDWQAVDKLTTAPHKHYYHSIQETIHAGIDMVMVPFDYPEFVADLTAQVMRGSIKMDRINDAVTRILRVKFSMGLFENPFPDKTLTGQLGAKAHRELAREAVRKSLVLLKNGKGRKDGKPVLPLSKKAKKILVVGTHAHDLGLQCGGWTKSWQGQSGNGITGQGTTILEAIKSAVDKKTVIDYTEHPDKGSVSKNEDEYDYAVVVVGEHPYAATAGDNLNLTIPGPGPEVIRKVCELVKCVVVLVSGRPLVVEPYLDTMDALVAAWLPGTEGHGVADVLFGDHGFSGKLPRTWVRSVDQLPMNYGDKLYDPLFPFGFGLTTKPTDRS